Proteins encoded in a region of the Armatimonadota bacterium genome:
- a CDS encoding ABC transporter substrate-binding protein encodes MHENRNLPMAFRSKVAREDCCRDAAGVRPSAASTTGSAIDTARFPRRELLRRALRTAAAAAALSLLPRPVGAQAPRKIRLGFCSQVLCIIPYEVARSQGFYAGEGLDVELVYFRGGTAAMQALIGGAIDYAATSYDVSVAAFGRGADIVSFFTTGRLPFFALAVGPKTAAAIRGLPDLAGRTVGVSAAGNADHQLSIYLLRRAGIDPAAVRFAVLGPNLYEALRVGHVDAGMVQEPATTLIARAGGRVLVNLMDPAQADRYLGGPYAHMGVAVRRQEWDSRRQEMQALARALRRSLRFMRIGTPRLLVDALPPDLIAGGDRALLEQILARRRRVLYTDDGRIALDAVRRVAEVARQAGALPVNVDVTRLITYGILDSL; translated from the coding sequence ATGCACGAGAACAGAAATTTGCCCATGGCTTTTCGCTCCAAGGTAGCGCGGGAAGATTGCTGCCGCGATGCGGCAGGTGTCCGGCCGTCCGCTGCGTCGACCACCGGTTCAGCGATCGATACCGCGCGGTTTCCCAGGCGTGAGCTCTTACGCCGGGCGCTCCGCACCGCGGCGGCGGCCGCGGCCCTTTCGCTGCTTCCGCGTCCGGTCGGCGCTCAGGCCCCCCGGAAGATCCGGCTGGGCTTCTGCAGCCAGGTCCTCTGCATCATCCCCTATGAGGTGGCGCGCAGCCAGGGTTTCTACGCCGGAGAAGGCCTGGACGTCGAGCTGGTGTACTTCCGCGGCGGGACGGCGGCCATGCAGGCGCTGATTGGCGGGGCGATCGACTACGCGGCGACCTCGTATGACGTGTCGGTGGCCGCCTTCGGACGCGGCGCCGATATCGTGAGCTTCTTTACGACGGGGCGGCTCCCATTCTTTGCCCTCGCGGTGGGGCCGAAGACCGCCGCGGCCATCCGCGGCCTTCCGGATCTCGCGGGCCGCACCGTCGGCGTCTCCGCCGCCGGCAACGCCGACCATCAGCTGTCGATCTATCTCCTGCGCCGCGCCGGGATCGATCCGGCCGCCGTGCGCTTTGCCGTGCTCGGTCCCAATCTCTACGAGGCGCTGCGCGTCGGGCACGTGGACGCGGGGATGGTGCAGGAGCCGGCCACGACGCTGATCGCGCGGGCGGGCGGCCGGGTCCTGGTCAACCTGATGGATCCGGCGCAGGCGGATCGCTACCTGGGAGGTCCCTACGCCCACATGGGAGTCGCGGTCCGGCGGCAGGAGTGGGACAGCCGCCGCCAGGAGATGCAGGCGCTGGCGCGGGCGCTGCGCCGGTCGCTGCGGTTCATGCGCATTGGCACGCCCCGCCTGCTGGTGGACGCTCTCCCGCCGGACCTGATCGCCGGGGGGGACCGCGCGCTGCTGGAACAGATCCTGGCGCGCCGCCGGCGCGTGTTGTACACGGACGATGGCCGCATCGCGCTCGACGCCGTCCGCCGGGTGGCCGAGGTCGCGCGCCAGGCCGGAGCCCTGCCCGTGAACGTGGATGTGACCCGGCTGATCACGTACGGCATTCTGGACAGTCTGTGA
- a CDS encoding ABC transporter ATP-binding protein, translating into MNALEIRDLTVTYGGHVVLRRLSLQVPAGSFLSLVGPSGCGKSTLLRAIAGLLPPAEGEIVLFGQPVHRCSPAVGMLFQEDALLPWRTARENVALGLRFRGMPTDRARQEAERWLDRLGLRAFADHYPHELSGGMKQRVALAQVLAPRPRLLLMDEPFASLDAILRHLVQADFLSLVRETGVTVLLVTHDLEEALLLSEQVALMSAGPGARITHLHRVPYGYPRDLAAVRALPAFGQLLQEVWTQLQREAGRMGWEVPA; encoded by the coding sequence GTGAACGCGCTGGAGATCCGCGACCTCACGGTGACCTACGGCGGTCACGTGGTCCTCCGCCGGCTGTCCCTACAGGTGCCCGCCGGGAGCTTCCTCAGCCTGGTCGGCCCTTCAGGGTGCGGCAAGAGCACCCTGCTGCGGGCGATCGCGGGCCTGCTCCCCCCGGCGGAGGGCGAGATCGTCCTCTTTGGCCAGCCCGTGCATCGCTGCTCTCCTGCCGTGGGCATGCTCTTCCAGGAGGATGCGCTGCTGCCCTGGAGGACGGCCCGGGAGAACGTGGCCTTGGGATTGCGGTTTCGAGGGATGCCAACCGACCGCGCCCGTCAGGAAGCCGAGCGGTGGCTGGATCGTCTGGGTCTGCGGGCGTTCGCCGATCACTACCCGCACGAACTCTCCGGCGGCATGAAGCAGCGCGTGGCGCTGGCCCAGGTGCTGGCGCCCCGGCCGCGGCTGCTGCTGATGGATGAGCCCTTCGCCAGCCTGGACGCCATCCTCCGACACCTGGTGCAAGCGGACTTCCTCTCCCTGGTCCGGGAGACGGGCGTGACCGTGCTGCTGGTGACGCACGATCTCGAAGAGGCGCTGCTGCTGTCCGAGCAGGTGGCGCTGATGTCCGCGGGCCCGGGGGCCCGCATCACGCACCTGCACCGGGTGCCCTACGGCTATCCCCGAGATCTCGCCGCGGTGCGCGCGCTGCCGGCCTTCGGGCAGCTCTTGCAGGAGGTCTGGACGCAGCTGCAGCGGGAGGCAGGCCGGATGGGATGGGAGGTGCCGGCATGA
- a CDS encoding ABC transporter permease — MRRAGTLLAVLTVWEAAARLGWISALLTPPPTQILEVLLEALRRGQIWPHLAVTLTEAVGGLLLGLAAGAVLGLGAALLPAVAEVLQPAMTLLNAIPRVILAPLFVIWFGIGAGSKVALSFLLVAVTVFFAVYSGIRHVDPRLIDRVRTLGGGGRDVIREVYLPSVMGWLLSSLKIAVGFAFTGAVVGEFVASSRGLGYLLSFAQSTYNAAMTIALIVVVVAVTFVIFMGFECLERAAFRWRRPRRAAGSLE, encoded by the coding sequence ATGAGGCGCGCCGGGACGCTGCTGGCTGTCCTCACCGTCTGGGAGGCGGCGGCCCGGCTGGGCTGGATCAGTGCGCTGCTCACGCCGCCGCCGACGCAGATCCTCGAGGTCCTCCTCGAGGCGTTGCGCCGCGGGCAGATCTGGCCGCACCTCGCCGTCACATTGACCGAGGCCGTCGGGGGCCTCCTTCTGGGCCTCGCCGCGGGCGCGGTGCTCGGATTGGGGGCCGCGCTGCTGCCCGCGGTGGCGGAGGTGCTGCAGCCGGCCATGACCCTGCTGAACGCCATCCCCCGGGTGATCCTGGCCCCCTTGTTCGTGATCTGGTTCGGGATCGGCGCCGGCTCGAAGGTGGCGCTCAGCTTTCTCCTGGTGGCGGTGACCGTATTCTTCGCGGTCTATTCCGGCATCCGGCACGTGGATCCGCGGCTGATCGATCGGGTGCGCACGCTGGGCGGAGGCGGACGGGACGTGATTCGCGAGGTCTACCTCCCCTCCGTGATGGGCTGGTTGCTCAGCAGCCTGAAGATCGCGGTGGGCTTTGCGTTCACCGGGGCCGTGGTGGGCGAATTCGTGGCGAGCAGCCGCGGACTCGGTTACCTCCTGTCGTTCGCCCAGAGCACCTACAACGCGGCGATGACCATCGCCCTGATTGTGGTCGTGGTCGCGGTGACCTTTGTGATCTTCATGGGATTCGAGTGCCTGGAACGCGCCGCCTTTCGCTGGCGGCGGCCGCGGAGGGCTGCCGGGTCGCTGGAGTGA
- the moeB gene encoding molybdopterin-synthase adenylyltransferase MoeB, giving the protein MSTVVRKGSVLSREQLERYARQIILEELGVAGQRRLLESKVLIVGAGGLGSPVALYLAAAGVGTLGVVDGDRVDLTNLHRQVLHYTHDVGRPKTQSARRTLEDINPDVTVVPYQTVLSSDNALDILRDYDVVVNGSDNFPTRYLVNDAAVFLRKPLVDASILKWEGQATTFLPGSGCYRCLFPTPPPPGAVPSCAEGGVIGALAGFMGTLQALETVKLLLGRGDVLVNRLLIFDALSGEVRTLRWNRNPNCPVCGDHPTITALIDYEAFCGVPTPAEPRPPAAIPSVPEVSVAETQMMMERGEAVLIDVREQWEWRTARIPGAVLIPLGEISRRADEIPAGGTVIVYCATGRRSAIAVETLRRAGHQGALNMAGGIVEWMNQEYPVESG; this is encoded by the coding sequence ATGTCGACGGTCGTCCGGAAGGGATCCGTCCTGTCACGGGAGCAACTGGAGCGCTACGCGCGGCAGATCATCCTCGAGGAGCTCGGCGTCGCCGGCCAGCGCCGGCTGCTGGAGAGCAAGGTCCTGATCGTCGGCGCGGGCGGGCTGGGCAGCCCGGTGGCGCTCTACCTGGCCGCGGCCGGCGTGGGGACGCTGGGCGTGGTGGACGGCGACCGCGTGGACCTCACCAACCTGCACCGGCAGGTGCTGCACTACACCCACGACGTCGGCCGTCCCAAGACCCAGTCGGCCCGCCGCACCCTGGAGGACATCAACCCCGACGTCACCGTGGTCCCCTACCAGACGGTGCTCAGCAGCGACAACGCCCTGGACATCCTGCGCGACTACGACGTGGTGGTCAACGGCAGCGACAACTTCCCCACCCGGTACCTGGTGAACGACGCCGCCGTCTTCCTGCGCAAGCCCCTGGTGGACGCCAGCATCCTGAAATGGGAGGGGCAGGCCACCACCTTCCTGCCGGGCTCCGGGTGCTACCGCTGCCTGTTCCCGACGCCGCCGCCGCCGGGCGCCGTGCCCTCCTGCGCCGAGGGCGGGGTCATCGGCGCGCTGGCCGGCTTCATGGGGACGCTGCAGGCGCTGGAGACGGTGAAGCTCCTGCTTGGACGGGGGGACGTGCTGGTCAACCGCCTGCTGATCTTCGACGCCCTCTCCGGCGAGGTCCGCACCCTGCGCTGGAACCGCAACCCGAACTGCCCGGTGTGCGGCGACCATCCCACGATCACCGCGCTGATCGACTACGAAGCCTTCTGCGGCGTGCCCACGCCGGCTGAACCTCGTCCTCCGGCAGCCATCCCTTCCGTTCCGGAGGTGAGCGTCGCCGAGACCCAGATGATGATGGAACGCGGCGAGGCCGTGCTGATCGACGTCCGCGAGCAATGGGAGTGGCGCACTGCGCGGATCCCCGGGGCCGTCTTGATTCCCCTGGGGGAGATCTCGCGGCGCGCGGACGAGATTCCAGCGGGCGGGACGGTGATCGTGTACTGTGCGACCGGCCGGCGGAGCGCCATCGCGGTGGAAACCTTGCGTCGAGCCGGTCATCAGGGCGCGCTCAACATGGCCGGTGGCATCGTGGAATGGATGAACCAGGAGTATCCGGTGGAGTCCGGCTGA
- a CDS encoding ABC transporter permease subunit: protein MKRWRLVAAALAATLLLAPGTAQVGPVRPAITRDEGWLNPYTYQSGYPGWNLMTLVFDPLFYPDNNNEPIPWLLLATLAGIVWGLAAVWRRGRRFDIASLGHHALRDAHSELIYGIRISMTIGFLAAAAAISIGTVVGVVAGYFSGWADAVLMRLVDVVLVIPFLPLMILLAAYLGPSLWNIVLVIGALVWARPARVLRAQVLSLRALEFVDAARALGASSGRILRRHILPGVLSLALAQFIWPRAGRSSSKPRCPFSAWAIRPRNPGAPRCTTRRCAAPSWAGPGSGGSSRPGSSSPWPCWALPLPGSRSRES from the coding sequence GTGAAACGATGGCGGCTGGTGGCGGCGGCGCTGGCGGCCACCCTGCTGCTGGCGCCGGGCACGGCGCAGGTGGGCCCGGTGCGTCCGGCGATTACCCGTGACGAAGGGTGGCTGAATCCTTACACGTACCAGAGCGGCTATCCCGGCTGGAATCTGATGACGTTAGTCTTCGACCCGTTGTTCTATCCGGACAACAACAACGAGCCGATCCCCTGGCTCCTGCTGGCCACGCTGGCCGGCATCGTCTGGGGGCTGGCCGCCGTCTGGCGGCGTGGCCGGAGGTTCGACATCGCCTCGCTGGGCCATCATGCGCTACGCGACGCTCATAGCGAGCTGATCTACGGGATCCGCATCTCCATGACGATCGGCTTCCTGGCCGCCGCCGCGGCCATCTCCATCGGTACGGTGGTGGGCGTGGTGGCGGGCTACTTCAGCGGGTGGGCGGATGCCGTGCTGATGCGGCTCGTGGACGTCGTGCTCGTCATCCCGTTCCTTCCCTTGATGATCCTGCTGGCGGCCTACCTCGGGCCGTCGCTGTGGAACATCGTCCTCGTCATCGGCGCGCTGGTCTGGGCCCGGCCGGCGCGGGTGCTGCGGGCGCAGGTGCTCTCCCTGCGCGCACTGGAGTTCGTCGATGCGGCGCGGGCGCTGGGCGCCTCTTCCGGCCGGATTCTCCGCCGCCACATCCTGCCGGGCGTGCTGTCCCTGGCGCTGGCGCAGTTCATCTGGCCGCGAGCGGGGCGATCCTCATCGAAGCCTCGCTGTCCTTTCTCGGCCTGGGCGATCCGCCCGCGAAATCCTGGGGCGCCACGCTGTACTACGCGCAGGTGCGCAGCGCCTTCCTGGGCGGGGCCTGGAAGTGGTGGGTCATCCCGCCCGGGCTCCTCATCACCATGGCCGTGCTGGGCTTTGCCTTTACCGGGTTCGCGCTCGAGGGAATCTTGA
- the sfsA gene encoding DNA/RNA nuclease SfsA — MSGPVTVPLPRPLVAVRIIRRVNRFAVLARRRDRRLYLYLPNSGRMTELLRPGTRGMALLTHRPGRTAGTLLLVRHGGRWVGMDARWPNRLFEAALRRRALAAFRAYAVWRREVPFGGGRIDFVLRSRRGRCLVETKSCNRVDGGVALFPDAPTRRGARHLEALARAAARGRRAAVVWFVLRDDARLLRPFVEADPAFARAARRAAARGVMLAAYTCRITPRRVVVLRRIAVRTN, encoded by the coding sequence GTGAGCGGGCCGGTCACCGTCCCCCTGCCCCGGCCGCTGGTCGCCGTCCGGATCATCCGCCGGGTCAACCGCTTCGCCGTCCTGGCCCGCCGCCGCGACCGGCGGCTCTACCTCTACCTGCCGAACTCGGGACGGATGACGGAGCTGCTCCGACCGGGCACCCGGGGGATGGCGCTTCTGACCCACCGGCCGGGACGCACCGCCGGTACCCTCCTCCTCGTCCGCCACGGGGGTCGCTGGGTGGGCATGGACGCGCGGTGGCCGAACCGTCTGTTCGAGGCCGCCCTCCGCAGACGCGCCCTGGCCGCGTTCAGGGCGTACGCGGTCTGGCGGCGCGAGGTGCCCTTCGGCGGGGGCCGGATCGACTTCGTTTTGCGGAGCCGCCGCGGCCGCTGCCTCGTCGAAACCAAGTCCTGCAACCGCGTGGACGGCGGCGTCGCCCTGTTTCCCGACGCGCCGACGCGTCGCGGGGCCCGCCACCTGGAAGCGCTGGCCCGGGCGGCGGCCAGGGGACGGCGGGCCGCGGTGGTGTGGTTCGTCCTGCGCGACGATGCGCGCCTGCTGCGACCCTTCGTGGAAGCCGACCCGGCCTTCGCCCGCGCGGCACGGCGGGCCGCAGCGCGCGGCGTCATGCTGGCGGCCTATACCTGTCGGATCACCCCTCGACGGGTTGTCGTCCTGCGACGGATCGCGGTGCGGACGAACTGA
- a CDS encoding glutamine--tRNA ligase/YqeY domain fusion protein → MSTETERRSAPRRVGANFITEIIDEDLRAGRYREVVTRFPPEPNGYLHIGHAKSIALNFGLALDYGGRCNLRFDDTNPETESIEYVEAAKRDIQWLGYQWASERYASDYFEWLYTCAEQLIADGKAYVDSLSEEEISAYRGTITTPGRPSPYRDRSVEENLDLFRRMRAGEFPDGAHVLRAKIDLTSRNMKLRDPVLYRIVHARHYRTGDRWCLYPLYDFAHPLSDAVEGITHSLCTLEFENNRAIYDWLLENLRGKCGLPPSPRPYQYEFARLNLDYTVLSKRKLIRLVEGGHVRGWDDPRMPTLSGLRRRGVTPEAIREFVTRVGVAKTNSRVDITAFEAAIRDDLNLRAPRVLAVLRPLRVVLTNYPEDRTEEIDAPYWPHDVPREGSRPVPFCRELFIDRDDFMEHPPAGFHRLSPGGRVRLRHAYVIRCDEVIKDAAGAVTELRCSYDPATLRARPADGRVKGTIHWVSARHALPAEMRLYHHLFTVADPEAAGGEFTDYLRPDSLVITRGYVEPSVLSDSPDTRYQFERLGYFWQDPVDSKPEALVFNRIITLRDSWAKVEARTRTA, encoded by the coding sequence GTGAGCACCGAGACGGAGCGGCGGTCCGCTCCGCGCCGGGTCGGCGCCAACTTCATCACCGAGATCATCGACGAGGACCTCCGCGCGGGACGCTACCGGGAGGTCGTCACCCGGTTCCCGCCCGAGCCCAACGGCTACCTGCACATCGGGCACGCCAAATCCATCGCCTTGAACTTCGGGCTGGCCCTGGACTACGGCGGGCGGTGCAACCTCCGCTTCGACGACACGAACCCGGAGACGGAGTCCATCGAGTACGTCGAGGCGGCCAAGCGCGACATCCAGTGGCTGGGCTACCAGTGGGCCAGCGAGCGGTACGCCTCAGACTACTTCGAGTGGCTGTACACCTGCGCCGAGCAGTTGATCGCAGACGGCAAGGCCTACGTGGACAGCCTCTCCGAGGAGGAGATCAGCGCCTACCGGGGGACGATCACCACGCCGGGCAGACCCAGTCCCTATCGCGACCGGAGCGTCGAGGAGAATCTGGACCTCTTCCGCCGGATGCGGGCCGGCGAGTTCCCCGACGGGGCCCACGTGCTGCGGGCGAAGATCGACCTGACCAGCCGCAACATGAAGCTGCGCGACCCGGTGCTCTACCGCATCGTCCACGCCCGGCACTACCGCACGGGCGACCGCTGGTGCCTCTACCCCCTCTACGACTTTGCCCACCCCCTCTCCGACGCCGTCGAAGGCATCACCCACAGCCTCTGCACCCTGGAGTTCGAGAACAACCGGGCGATCTACGACTGGCTGCTGGAGAACCTGCGGGGGAAGTGCGGGTTGCCCCCCTCCCCCCGCCCCTACCAGTATGAGTTCGCCCGGCTCAATCTGGACTACACCGTGCTCTCCAAACGCAAGCTGATCAGGCTGGTGGAGGGCGGCCACGTGCGCGGGTGGGACGATCCGCGCATGCCCACGCTGTCGGGGCTGCGCCGGCGCGGGGTTACCCCGGAGGCCATCCGCGAATTCGTCACCCGCGTGGGGGTGGCGAAGACCAACAGCCGGGTGGACATCACCGCCTTCGAGGCCGCCATCCGCGACGACCTCAACCTGCGGGCCCCCCGGGTGCTCGCCGTGCTGCGGCCGCTGCGGGTGGTCCTGACCAACTACCCGGAGGACCGGACCGAGGAGATCGACGCTCCGTACTGGCCCCACGATGTGCCCCGCGAAGGGTCCCGTCCGGTCCCCTTCTGCCGTGAGCTGTTCATCGACCGGGATGACTTCATGGAACACCCGCCCGCGGGATTTCACCGCCTCTCTCCCGGCGGACGCGTCCGACTCCGGCATGCCTACGTCATCCGCTGCGACGAGGTGATCAAAGACGCCGCCGGCGCGGTCACCGAACTACGCTGCAGCTACGATCCGGCCACCCTGCGCGCCCGGCCGGCCGACGGTCGCGTGAAAGGGACCATCCACTGGGTCTCGGCCCGCCACGCCCTCCCCGCCGAGATGCGCCTGTACCATCACCTCTTCACCGTGGCCGATCCCGAGGCCGCCGGGGGCGAGTTCACCGACTACCTGCGTCCGGACTCGCTCGTCATCACCCGGGGGTATGTCGAGCCCAGCGTGCTCTCCGATTCTCCTGACACCCGCTACCAGTTCGAGCGATTGGGTTACTTCTGGCAGGACCCGGTGGACTCGAAGCCGGAAGCCCTGGTCTTCAACCGGATCATCACGCTGCGCGACTCCTGGGCGAAGGTGGAAGCCAGAACCAGAACGGCGTGA
- a CDS encoding PilZ domain-containing protein produces MYRPRVGERVMVEILPAGETYAGEVQEIADEHLIRLAVPLAEDGPLPDDADVRVTFVRKDGLYEEAGRVREIERVPEGRITIHLEGEAVRTQRRDFVRRDASLNAELTWNAQVQRCVTKDVSGGGVSLLFGQPPPFAEGAQFTVVLNIPDGRQPIRAQCQAKYVREVLRGSRYLVGSQFLQIAEDDRQRIVRFVFRLELSQRRLR; encoded by the coding sequence ATGTATCGGCCCAGAGTGGGTGAGCGTGTCATGGTCGAGATCCTGCCGGCCGGCGAGACCTATGCCGGCGAGGTGCAGGAGATCGCCGACGAGCATCTGATCCGCCTGGCCGTTCCCCTCGCGGAGGACGGGCCCCTCCCCGACGATGCCGACGTGCGCGTCACCTTTGTCCGCAAGGACGGGCTCTACGAGGAAGCAGGGCGGGTGCGGGAGATCGAGAGAGTCCCCGAGGGGCGGATCACCATCCATCTGGAGGGGGAGGCGGTGCGCACCCAGCGCCGCGACTTCGTCCGCCGCGACGCCAGCCTGAACGCCGAGTTGACGTGGAACGCCCAGGTCCAGCGCTGTGTGACGAAGGACGTCAGCGGCGGCGGGGTCAGCCTGCTCTTTGGCCAACCGCCGCCCTTCGCCGAAGGCGCGCAGTTCACCGTCGTGCTGAACATTCCCGACGGGCGCCAGCCCATCCGGGCGCAGTGTCAGGCGAAGTACGTGCGGGAAGTCCTGCGCGGGTCGCGGTACCTCGTGGGCAGCCAGTTCCTCCAGATCGCCGAGGATGACCGCCAGCGGATCGTCCGGTTCGTCTTCCGGCTGGAGTTGAGTCAGAGGCGGCTGCGGTAG
- the hpt gene encoding hypoxanthine phosphoribosyltransferase translates to MHDHIDRVLFSEAEIRTRVGELAAAISADYAETPPLLVSVLKGALYFVADLTRAMTIPVALDFMAITSYGSAQATSGAVRLIKDLDEEISGRHVLLVEDIIDTGLTAAYLLRTLRARDPASLRICTLLDKTARRIVDTLPITYRGFEVPDTFVVGYGLDYRQLYRNLPYIGVLKPEVLAATP, encoded by the coding sequence CTGCACGACCACATCGACCGCGTGCTGTTCTCCGAGGCGGAGATCCGGACGCGGGTAGGCGAACTGGCTGCAGCTATCTCGGCCGACTACGCGGAGACGCCGCCCCTGTTGGTCAGCGTGCTGAAGGGAGCGCTGTACTTTGTGGCCGATCTGACCCGGGCCATGACCATCCCGGTGGCCCTGGACTTCATGGCCATCACCTCCTACGGCTCGGCGCAGGCCACCTCGGGGGCGGTACGGTTGATCAAAGACCTGGACGAAGAGATCAGCGGCCGGCACGTCCTCCTCGTGGAGGACATCATCGACACGGGGCTGACCGCAGCCTACCTCCTGCGGACCCTGCGCGCCCGGGACCCGGCCAGCCTCCGCATCTGCACGCTGCTGGACAAGACCGCCCGGCGAATTGTGGACACCCTGCCCATCACGTACCGCGGGTTCGAGGTCCCCGACACCTTTGTCGTGGGCTACGGGCTGGACTACCGGCAGCTGTACCGCAACCTGCCCTACATCGGGGTGCTCAAGCCCGAGGTCCTCGCGGCGACGCCCTGA
- a CDS encoding HEAT repeat domain-containing protein yields the protein MPEAVPDTDLERWILRLRSADVTVRSDAAHQLGKLGDERAVAALGNALQDSDEYVRKSAVMALRRIGGTAAMEALRTALADRSEQVVLQAVNGLRDMRDAGAVEPLIRVLARRERSLQLAATDALIRIGAEAVGPLMEAFKDRNLRRRIGNQVWKILVDMGPRAIDPLLQMIRDENQYVRVTAISVLGRIGDKRVAGPLTHLFLDDPRMQEGVVTTIARLEERGVLEVPQTADREVSLPREVVDGLQERPREDVTKQLVEALENPSGKVRRFALKALFALLGEGALDYLVKALADEDVDVKRLAIRIMARLRDKRVVDPLVQLILHDGEQVEEAAWNTLKVLTGLREYEELRARVAKERAGTRPQVRKFTRDKDISPDWWREQD from the coding sequence ATGCCCGAGGCCGTCCCGGATACCGATCTCGAGCGGTGGATCCTGCGCCTGCGCAGCGCGGATGTCACCGTCCGCAGCGACGCCGCGCATCAGCTCGGCAAACTGGGGGACGAGCGCGCCGTGGCGGCACTGGGGAACGCCCTGCAGGACTCCGACGAGTACGTGCGCAAGAGCGCGGTCATGGCGCTGCGCCGCATCGGCGGCACGGCGGCCATGGAGGCGCTGCGGACCGCCCTGGCCGACCGCTCCGAGCAGGTGGTCCTCCAGGCCGTGAACGGGCTCCGCGACATGCGCGATGCAGGGGCGGTGGAGCCCCTGATCCGGGTCCTGGCCCGCCGGGAGCGCTCGCTCCAGCTGGCGGCCACCGACGCCCTGATCCGGATCGGGGCCGAGGCGGTCGGGCCGCTCATGGAGGCGTTCAAGGACCGCAACCTCCGCCGGCGGATCGGCAACCAGGTCTGGAAGATTCTGGTGGACATGGGCCCGCGCGCCATCGATCCGCTGCTCCAGATGATCAGGGATGAGAACCAGTACGTGCGGGTCACCGCCATCTCGGTGCTCGGCCGCATCGGGGACAAGCGGGTGGCCGGACCGCTGACCCACCTCTTCCTGGACGACCCCCGTATGCAGGAGGGGGTGGTGACGACGATCGCCCGGCTGGAGGAACGCGGGGTCCTGGAGGTGCCCCAGACCGCGGACCGCGAGGTCTCGCTGCCGCGCGAGGTGGTGGACGGACTGCAGGAGCGTCCGCGGGAGGATGTGACCAAGCAGCTCGTGGAGGCCCTGGAGAATCCCAGCGGCAAGGTCCGCCGCTTTGCCCTGAAGGCGCTCTTCGCCCTCCTGGGGGAGGGGGCGCTGGACTATCTGGTCAAGGCGCTGGCCGACGAGGATGTGGACGTGAAGCGGCTGGCCATCCGGATCATGGCCCGCCTGCGGGACAAGCGGGTCGTGGACCCTCTGGTCCAGCTGATTCTGCACGACGGCGAGCAGGTGGAGGAGGCGGCCTGGAACACCCTCAAGGTGCTGACCGGTCTGCGGGAGTATGAGGAGTTGCGCGCCCGCGTGGCCAAAGAGCGCGCCGGCACCCGCCCGCAGGTGCGCAAGTTCACCCGGGACAAGGACATCTCGCCCGACTGGTGGAGAGAGCAGGACTAA
- a CDS encoding macro domain-containing protein, whose product MRAVERRIGRTVLSVHQGDITRLQVDAIVNAANTHLWMGGGVAGAIKRAGGVEIEREAVRLGPVAVGEAVATHAGRLPCRHVIHAATMGPDLVTSAEAIRNATRSSLRLADALGLTSLAFPLLGTGVGGFPPQEAARLMVAETVAYLQGGSSLAAIVFVGFTAEAAEALARAVEEA is encoded by the coding sequence GTGAGGGCCGTGGAGCGCCGCATCGGCCGTACCGTCCTCTCCGTCCATCAGGGCGACATTACGCGGCTCCAGGTCGACGCCATCGTGAACGCCGCGAACACGCACCTCTGGATGGGCGGCGGGGTGGCGGGGGCGATCAAGCGGGCGGGCGGGGTCGAGATCGAACGAGAGGCGGTCCGCCTGGGCCCCGTCGCCGTGGGGGAGGCGGTGGCCACCCATGCCGGGCGGCTGCCGTGCCGCCACGTCATCCATGCCGCGACGATGGGGCCGGATCTCGTGACCAGCGCGGAGGCGATCCGCAACGCCACCCGATCCAGCCTGCGACTGGCCGACGCCCTGGGCCTGACCTCGCTCGCCTTCCCCCTGCTGGGCACCGGCGTCGGCGGGTTTCCGCCGCAGGAGGCGGCGCGACTCATGGTGGCGGAGACGGTGGCCTATCTGCAGGGGGGCAGTTCGCTGGCGGCGATCGTCTTTGTCGGGTTCACCGCGGAGGCGGCGGAGGCCCTGGCCAGAGCTGTGGAGGAGGCGTGA
- the cutA gene encoding divalent-cation tolerance protein CutA, translating into MREHIVVLVTAPSREEAERIGRAVVEDRLAACANVVPAVASTYWWRGAVEQAGEALLVLKTCRDLLEPLGRRVRALHSYTVPEVIALPIAGGNPDYLRWIDESVRAPGGEP; encoded by the coding sequence GTGAGGGAGCACATCGTGGTCTTGGTGACGGCCCCGTCGCGCGAGGAAGCCGAGCGGATCGGTCGCGCGGTGGTGGAAGACCGGCTGGCCGCCTGCGCCAATGTGGTGCCGGCTGTCGCCTCCACCTACTGGTGGCGGGGCGCGGTGGAGCAGGCCGGGGAGGCGCTGCTCGTCCTGAAAACCTGCCGGGACCTCCTGGAACCGCTGGGGCGTCGCGTCCGTGCCCTCCACAGCTACACCGTTCCCGAGGTGATTGCGCTGCCCATCGCGGGGGGCAATCCCGACTATCTCCGGTGGATCGACGAGTCGGTGCGCGCACCCGGGGGGGAGCCCTGA